A window of the Desulfobacula toluolica Tol2 genome harbors these coding sequences:
- a CDS encoding fibronectin type III domain-containing protein encodes MHLIKKRASCFFLTVLLLNSVGISCAFSEQSALAIFNLKAASIDAMGYNNEIIYNLISALDKEGSITVMPMREMQEMLFKNGVSQSDDNSLVLKAGKVLGVRYIFFGSVEKKKSDAIIHSVFKLMDLHSGRVVLNEKADIVGRDGIRNRMSLLAKNIGSVINKNMSSVPGPGSLDYSSTSLNIPTVTISNISAKPSRKGIILSWSHDPSTENITGYHIYRSENAAGPFQFIGKEIKTEFNDETVAKDKKYFYRIGLLLSSGKEIRSKKVAMGIKTSKAMPFSPLIIKKTGFAQRTVIEFIPSILNSKGKFTIKHYKVYRKKGTGEWQLIKTINKKNSTMNYNYTVEDTVGLKDNTTYIYAVSSIADNLVESDLSVPVEIKTMESPELFLVKDNLLRRIDLSWKPVKGAKAYILYRKTGDEDWKQIDKIDCNKPCTYQDKKNSIDGTLYQYRLTAFDGVGQTSPVNKVQGTTKALIDFPQNFKALDGLVKQVKLTWDSVKDKDVGGYTIYRKTAGETFERIAELKGYKTNNYLDKKSGLQKLLDGTEYTYYITTFNLFKVEGKPSETISARTKSIPQKIRGISVKGQNDSIVLQWEKNFEPDIKHYTILRKKGNMTWIKIKEVGSEILEYIDRDLKPGLEYQYSIFATDIDNLKGDYCESSKILSPLLYDN; translated from the coding sequence ATGCATCTGATTAAAAAAAGAGCCTCCTGTTTTTTTCTGACTGTTTTACTGTTGAATTCTGTGGGAATATCTTGTGCATTCTCAGAACAAAGTGCCCTTGCAATTTTTAATTTAAAAGCAGCCAGCATTGATGCCATGGGTTATAATAATGAGATAATATATAATTTAATCTCAGCCCTTGACAAGGAAGGGTCGATCACTGTTATGCCGATGCGTGAAATGCAGGAAATGCTTTTTAAAAATGGTGTTTCACAAAGTGATGACAATTCCCTGGTTTTAAAGGCAGGGAAAGTTTTAGGCGTCAGATATATCTTTTTTGGCAGTGTTGAAAAAAAAAAATCAGATGCCATTATTCATTCTGTTTTTAAGTTAATGGATCTTCATTCAGGAAGGGTTGTATTGAATGAGAAGGCTGATATTGTAGGAAGGGACGGTATTCGAAACAGGATGTCACTACTGGCTAAAAATATCGGCTCTGTTATAAATAAAAATATGAGCAGTGTTCCCGGACCCGGATCATTGGATTATTCTTCCACCTCACTTAACATACCGACTGTTACCATTTCAAATATCAGTGCAAAACCATCCCGAAAAGGGATTATATTGTCCTGGAGTCATGATCCTTCAACAGAAAATATTACTGGTTACCATATTTATCGTTCGGAAAATGCTGCTGGGCCGTTTCAGTTCATAGGAAAAGAAATTAAAACCGAATTTAATGATGAAACCGTTGCAAAGGACAAAAAGTATTTTTATCGAATCGGCCTGTTATTATCTTCAGGCAAAGAAATCAGGAGTAAAAAGGTTGCCATGGGGATAAAAACTTCCAAAGCAATGCCGTTTTCTCCTTTGATTATCAAAAAGACAGGGTTTGCCCAAAGAACCGTGATTGAATTTATTCCTTCAATATTAAATTCTAAGGGAAAATTTACAATCAAACACTATAAAGTGTACAGAAAAAAGGGAACTGGTGAATGGCAGCTTATCAAAACCATCAATAAAAAAAATTCTACGATGAATTACAATTATACTGTGGAGGATACCGTTGGCTTAAAAGACAATACGACTTATATCTATGCGGTGTCCAGTATTGCTGATAATCTGGTTGAAAGTGATCTTTCAGTTCCGGTTGAGATAAAGACCATGGAATCTCCTGAACTTTTCCTTGTGAAGGATAATTTGTTAAGACGCATTGATCTTTCATGGAAGCCTGTAAAAGGTGCAAAAGCTTACATCCTCTACAGGAAAACAGGTGATGAAGACTGGAAACAAATAGATAAAATTGACTGTAATAAGCCCTGCACATATCAAGACAAAAAAAATAGTATTGACGGTACCCTATATCAATACAGATTGACTGCATTTGATGGCGTAGGGCAAACTTCTCCGGTTAATAAGGTACAAGGTACTACCAAGGCGTTGATTGATTTTCCACAAAATTTTAAAGCTCTGGACGGACTTGTAAAACAGGTGAAGCTGACATGGGATAGTGTTAAAGACAAAGATGTCGGAGGGTACACCATCTATAGAAAAACTGCTGGTGAAACTTTTGAAAGGATCGCTGAGCTAAAGGGTTATAAAACCAATAATTATCTGGATAAAAAATCAGGGCTGCAAAAACTTTTGGATGGAACCGAATACACCTATTACATCACAACCTTTAATTTATTCAAAGTTGAAGGCAAACCTTCTGAAACAATAAGTGCCCGGACAAAATCAATACCGCAAAAGATAAGGGGGATTTCCGTGAAGGGACAAAACGATTCAATTGTTCTTCAGTGGGAAAAAAATTTTGAGCCGGATATAAAGCATTATACTATTTTGCGAAAAAAAGGTAATATGACCTGGATCAAAATAAAAGAAGTCGGATCTGAAATACTGGAATATATTGATCGTGATTTAAAACCAGGGCTTGAGTATCAATATTCAATTTTTGCAACGGATATTGATAATTTAAAAGGTGATTACTGTGAAAGCAGTAAAATTTTAAGCCCTTTACTCTATGATAACTAA
- a CDS encoding response regulator, producing MRILVVEDDKKIAEFVQKGLKSSGFAVDHAITGSQGFEMGFDEPYDAMIVDIMLPKMDGISLIKKLREQKNNTPVIILSARDRVDDRVNGLQAGADDYLTKPFAFSELLARIQALIRRAGNIADPVNLSYADLSIDILKRQVKRDNKPIEVQPLEFSLLEYLLRNKERVVSKTMIMEHVWNYNFDPMTNVVEARICRLRDKIDKNFEPKLIHTVRGAGYVLKV from the coding sequence ATGAGAATTCTTGTTGTTGAAGATGATAAAAAAATTGCTGAATTTGTCCAAAAGGGACTCAAATCATCAGGTTTTGCAGTTGATCATGCCATAACAGGAAGCCAGGGGTTTGAAATGGGGTTTGATGAACCCTATGATGCCATGATTGTTGATATAATGCTGCCGAAAATGGATGGCATCTCCTTGATAAAAAAGTTACGGGAACAAAAAAATAATACGCCTGTAATTATTTTGAGTGCCAGGGACAGGGTGGATGACAGGGTGAATGGCCTTCAAGCCGGCGCTGATGATTATCTTACCAAACCCTTTGCTTTTTCAGAACTTCTTGCAAGGATACAGGCCCTTATCCGACGTGCCGGAAATATTGCGGATCCAGTGAATCTTTCCTATGCTGATTTAAGCATTGATATCCTGAAGCGTCAGGTAAAACGAGATAACAAGCCCATAGAAGTTCAGCCTCTTGAGTTTTCTCTTCTTGAATATTTGCTGCGTAACAAGGAACGGGTGGTTTCAAAAACCATGATCATGGAACATGTCTGGAACTATAATTTTGATCCCATGACCAATGTTGTTGAAGCGCGAATCTGCAGGCTGAGAGATAAAATTGATAAAAACTTTGAACCCAAATTGATTCATACGGTAAGAGGTGCGGGGTATGTACTCAAAGTTTAA
- a CDS encoding CsgG/HfaB family protein produces MGRKINRYKLIFAGLITIFILGCQTGSKHYESAMQLNEAGNYSNAIAYLEEAIKLEPNNQKYIAALADIKNSRVNIHLSKAMTLLDSLPLTINSLSEAKNSISKAREIDSENNKVKNISERYSKLEASFYKEIKEEYQTIKQNMTSNEWDSAYFNLQQLQSRFPSYEDTFQLMSITIDKGAEYFYKIAKDSLVKDNLSKAIENANKAIALNMDYAPAREILDLARERDNLKYFVRKGAKAASIKNWDAAISYYKRAREYEPDNKELEQLVDQVYVLASKYYIQKAGQNIDHGYLLRGLESYEKAVEYAPSKDNYSLQSFRQRFSQLAGNAANMFQNQGNFGSAWYWYKKIENMNKNYPDIFYSIQKMEDEINARIKKAIAVFDFGSPSDYKDAGVIVANNLITYLFNSASKDIKILERENLKSILEEMKLGQVGVVNPDSAQEMGKVYGINVAIMGSVLLYNVESYQTTGKKTVRYKTGTKIIDNIDYLNWQAKNPVPSKEQIATAPPAKIIEDVFTQKDYEVSQHKKNGFVQLSFRIVDVATGENIKVDTIEVKKEIVDEGSAGLAEANIKYDPLEITTDIDLLQDLTNTAVSELGREALKPLQYMEKIYFDTGENFLKRRNTIDAIENYINAIFDEKMKMISGSPITAESNSKIHDIFYNFQISEG; encoded by the coding sequence ATGGGCAGGAAGATTAATCGTTATAAACTCATTTTTGCAGGTCTTATTACAATTTTTATTCTCGGTTGTCAAACCGGTTCAAAGCATTACGAGTCAGCAATGCAATTAAATGAGGCGGGTAATTACAGCAATGCAATTGCTTATTTGGAAGAAGCGATAAAACTTGAACCGAATAATCAAAAATACATTGCAGCTCTTGCAGATATTAAAAACAGCCGAGTAAATATCCATCTTTCCAAAGCCATGACCTTGCTGGACTCTTTACCTCTTACCATAAATTCCCTGTCAGAAGCAAAAAACTCAATATCAAAAGCCCGGGAAATAGATTCTGAAAATAATAAAGTGAAAAATATTTCAGAAAGATACTCTAAATTAGAAGCATCTTTTTACAAAGAAATTAAAGAAGAATATCAAACCATAAAACAGAACATGACTTCAAATGAATGGGATTCAGCTTATTTTAATCTGCAGCAGCTGCAAAGCAGATTTCCTTCTTATGAGGATACTTTCCAGTTAATGTCAATCACTATAGATAAAGGTGCTGAATATTTTTATAAAATAGCTAAAGACAGCCTTGTTAAGGATAATCTTTCCAAAGCCATTGAAAATGCCAATAAGGCAATTGCTTTGAACATGGATTATGCCCCGGCCAGGGAGATTCTTGATCTGGCCAGGGAGAGGGATAATTTGAAATATTTTGTGCGCAAAGGGGCTAAAGCGGCATCTATCAAAAACTGGGATGCTGCCATTTCCTATTATAAACGTGCCCGTGAATACGAGCCTGACAATAAGGAATTGGAACAGCTGGTTGATCAGGTTTATGTTCTTGCGTCGAAATATTATATTCAAAAGGCTGGTCAGAACATTGATCATGGATATTTATTGAGGGGGCTTGAAAGTTATGAAAAAGCTGTGGAATATGCCCCTTCAAAGGATAATTATTCCCTTCAAAGTTTTCGCCAGCGATTTTCACAACTGGCCGGCAATGCCGCCAACATGTTTCAGAATCAGGGGAATTTTGGTTCTGCATGGTATTGGTATAAAAAAATAGAAAACATGAATAAAAATTATCCTGATATTTTTTATTCAATACAAAAAATGGAAGATGAAATCAATGCCAGGATTAAAAAAGCCATTGCCGTTTTTGACTTTGGCAGTCCGTCAGATTACAAAGATGCCGGGGTTATTGTTGCAAATAATTTAATTACCTATCTTTTTAATTCGGCAAGCAAGGATATAAAGATTCTTGAGAGGGAAAACCTAAAATCAATACTGGAAGAGATGAAGCTTGGTCAAGTAGGTGTGGTTAATCCCGATTCTGCACAGGAAATGGGAAAAGTTTACGGTATTAACGTCGCCATTATGGGAAGTGTTTTACTTTATAACGTGGAATCATACCAGACAACTGGCAAAAAAACCGTAAGGTATAAAACCGGCACAAAAATTATTGATAATATTGATTATTTAAACTGGCAGGCAAAAAATCCTGTGCCGTCAAAAGAACAGATAGCCACAGCTCCTCCTGCCAAGATAATCGAGGATGTTTTTACGCAAAAAGATTATGAAGTATCACAGCATAAAAAAAATGGCTTTGTTCAATTATCATTTAGAATTGTTGATGTTGCAACCGGTGAAAATATTAAAGTCGATACCATTGAAGTTAAAAAAGAAATTGTTGATGAAGGCAGTGCAGGGCTGGCTGAGGCAAATATCAAGTATGATCCCCTTGAAATTACTACAGATATAGACCTGCTGCAGGATCTTACAAATACGGCAGTCTCCGAGTTGGGCCGGGAGGCTTTGAAACCCTTGCAGTATATGGAAAAAATTTATTTTGACACCGGCGAGAATTTTTTAAAACGGCGCAACACCATTGACGCAATTGAAAATTATATCAATGCGATTTTTGATGAAAAAATGAAAATGATTTCAGGTTCACCCATCACGGCGGAATCAAACAGTAAAATTCATGATATCTTTTATAATTTTCAAATCTCTGAAGGATAA